CCTGTCGCTAACATAGGGTCTACAACAAAAATGTAACTATCTTTTGCAACGTGTGGAATTTTATAAAAATACTCTTCCGGTTTATAGGTTAATTCATTTCTATACATTCCTATATGGCCTACTTTAGCTTCAGGAATTAAGCTAAGTAATCCGTCAACCATACCTAAACCAGCTCTTAAAATGGGAACAAATACAATATCTTTATCAATTCCATCCCCATCAAAAGATAAATCCAGTGGTGTAGTCACTATTCATTTTTTAGTTTGATAATCTCTTAAAATTTCATAAACCATCAATGATGCAATTTCATTTAAATTTACTCTAAAAATTGAGTGATTGGCTTCTTTTGAGCGCATATTTGTTAGCTTAATTTTTATAAGCGGGTGATCAATTACTTTCAACATAACAATTTCCTTTATAATGATATCTACTTACTCTATCTAATATATAATACTTTAAATAATGGCAATAATGCAAAAAACGCACTTTTTTAAGAAAAAAGGCGCTTTTTTCTAAATGAAATATTTTAGAGCTTAAAGTTAAAATTTTATTCGTCTAAGTCTCCAAAATCAAAGTTCATGCTTAAATTGCTTTCTGATTCTTTAGATTCTTCACTTGTAAATCCTGAAAATTTAGAAGCGTCATTTGATTTATTTTGAAAACTAAAATTTTGTTTTTCAACAGAATAGTCTGATGCTTGTCTTTGTTCTCTAATTGAACGTGGCTCAAGCAAGTGTAAATTATCAACTCTTACCTCAACAACAAAAACATTTTGACCATTATTGGTAAATGTTGAAGTTGTTATACCGCCTTCAATTGCAACAAGTGAGCCTTTTGGAGCATAATTGTTCAAAAAATCTGCAGTATTTCTTCATGCAACAACAGGAATAAAATCTGTTGCTTCACTATCATTATTATAATTTCTGCTAACAGCTATTCTAGTTCTTGCAACTGATGTCCCATTATTAGTTTTTGAATATTTAACATCAGAAGCTATTCTTCCAATGATGATAACTTTATTTAAATTCATATTAACCCCTATCAATTAATTTTAAATTATCAAATTTTCACTCTTTTAGCTTTTGGCAATCACATATTGTCGCTTGATTTAACATTAAAAGTAGAATAAAATTCGTCTAAATTTTGAACTTGCACATTTGCTCTCAATTTTTGAGGTGCATGAACGTCAACAGAAAGCAACATTTGTGCTGTTTCTGGTTTAAATTTTCCTCTTCAAACTATTGCTCAATTTATAAAAAAGTCTTCAAGTTTGTTTTTTGGATTAAGCATCACGGCTTCTAGTGAACATGAAATTCCACCTGCATCAGCTATATTTTCAGAAACTGTTAATTTTCCATTACACTTTCCATATTCAGTTTGACGGTTATCAAATAGTTCAATCATCTTTTTGCCTTTTTCATTAAATTTTGCAAAATCTTCATCAGTTCATCATGAATTTAAATTTCCGTCTTTATCAAACTGAGCACCATTATTATCAAAAGCATGGCTTATTTCATGAGCTATAACAGCTCCTATTCCACCAAAATTTGCTGATTCTGATTGTTTTATAGAATAAAAAGGTTTATTTAGTATAGCGGCTGGAAATACAATATGATTCATAAATGGACTATAATAAGCATTAACTTCAGCTGGAGACATTCCTCAATAATTACGATTAATTGGTTCTTGATATTGATTAAATTGTCATGTATTTTTGACAACATTAATATCTAAAGCATTTGATAATAAGTTTCCATTATCAGCATAAGTTTTAATTTTATACTTTGAAAAGTAAGGCTGAATTTCTTCTGGATATCCTATGTGAACACCAAGATTTTCTAATTTTTCAATACCTTTTAATCTAGTTTGTTCACTTAATCAATCATTTATAGATAAACGTTTTTTATAAATATTTATCATTGATTCAACCATATTTTCAACATTTTTCTTGGCTTTTTCACCAAAAGTTTTTTTAGCAAAAAAAGTACCAAAAGGGATATTAAATGCACCATATGCTAAATAAAAAGCACTTTTTTCTTTTTTAGAAGCTTTGCTTTGTCCACTAATAGATCTTTCAAACTCTCCCGAAATTATTCTTGAATCTTCGTTTAAATACATAGAAAACTTAATGATTGTTTTTAGAAACATTCATGACTTAATCTCATCAAAATTTTCATCATTAAAAATGATATCTAAGTTATCAATAAATTTAGGATAAATAACATTAATTTTTTCAACAGTTTTTTTAATTTCTCCTCTATTCACTAATTCTTCACTTAACGATTTTACATTTACATTTTTAATTTTTTTGTTCAAATCATTCATGTTATATATATTGTACATGCTTACATAATTAGCCATCTCAACTGCGCTTGCACTATAATCAACTAATTTTCTGTCAAAACTCAAAGTTTTATTAATAATTGATTGATTTTTTTCTTCATCATCGAAATAAAATTTAAGTAATTTATGAGACATTTTTACAAATGAATTAATTAATTTTTCCTTAAGCGGATGTGAATCTTCATAATATGATTTTTCAGGCAATATCAATTTAGGGCCTGAAAAACACATTATTTGGTCACTAACATTCTTAAAATCTTGAATTATTCCAAACTCGAAAGGAAGTGGAACTTCTCTATATGAAAAATACTTATATTTTTTAAGTAAGTCTTCTTTTTTAGTCAAATTCATAATTAATTTCAAAATGGGTAAAATTGGTTGAACCCCGAGCATTTCACGACGTTTAAAATTTTGTGCCATTTCAGCAAAATTTGCATAATTAACAATAGTAGAATCTAAATTTTTTCTACTTTTTTTGTTAATTATTAATTCATTTGTCTCTTTAATTAAGGCTTTTTCGTTTTTTAAATGTATTTCAGAAAAAGCACCTACACTGCTTCTGTCAGAAGGAATTTTAGCTTTTTTTATTCATTCACCATTTATGGCTTCATAAAAATCATCTTGTATTCTAATGTTATTTTGATTATTCATAGTTCTCCTTATTAATTCTCCCTAATGTTAGAAAGCATATATAAACAAGCTGTTTCAGCGCGCAAAATTGTTTTTCCTAATGAAACAATTTTGCATCCATTTGCTTTTGCATATTCAATTTCCTCAACAGTAAAACCGCCTTCAGGACCAACAATTAAAACACTATTAGTTTGTAAACTAGTTTCAATATTTTCTAAGTTTTGATTTTCATATGCAACATAAATTACTTTATCTTTATTATTTGCAATAATATCTTCAAATTTCATAATACGGAAAAAATCGGGAATTTTGTTTCTAAAACTTTGTTCAGCAGCATTTTTTATAATTTCTTGAAATCTGTCATTTTTACGCTTAAATTCATTTTTAATAATACTTTGATCAACATATTTGCTATTCATAGGAATAATTTGTGTTACTCCAAGTTCTGTTGCCTTTTGTAAAATTCATTCAAAACGTTTAATTTTTATAATTGGGGCTGCGAGTATAACTGAGTGCTCGAACTCATGGTTTATTTCCTCTTTTTTAATTATTTTTGCTTTAGAATTTTCAAAAATACATGAGTAAAATTCACCATTATAATTACATAAAAAAGTTTGATTTTTCACTCTGGCACTTTTTATATGTTTTAAAACTTTTTCATCTAAAATAAAGTAATTATTCTCTTTTTTGCTTACAAAAAATCTATGCATCTTATCTCTTTCTAATTTTATTTGAAATTATACAATAATAATTTATGTTAAGACCTTAATAAATTAAGTGTATGTATTTTTTATAAAATAACAAAATAAAATATTTTCATCTTTATTAAAACTTGATTTTTGAAATAGTTAAATTAACTTATTGATCAATAAAATAGTTCTTTTGGATAAAAAGTAAAAAATAATTTTAAGAATTTAGTGTGAAATCCTATTTTTTTATATAAAATAGGTTTGCAAACGCATAAATAAAGTAAATTTAAACAATTTATAAACATTTATTTATTATGAAAGGCTATGATGAAAAAAATCATTAAAATTAACATTATAGGATTATCGCCAATAGCATCATTAACTATGATTCCGCTATTAACTATTTCTTGTTCTAATGTAAGCAGTAAAGAAAAAGATAAAACAAAAGTTACAACTTCTTCGACTACAACAGAATCTGATAAAAAAGAAACTACAGGCACTTCAAATCCTACTAAAGATGAAGAAGATAAAAAAGAAAAAGGGTCATCAACAGGCACAACTTCTTCGACCACAACAACAGAATCTGATAAAAAAGAAACTACAGGCACTTCAACTCCTACTAAAAATGAAGAAGATAAAAAGGAAAAAGGCTCTTCAACAGACTCAACTTCTTCGACTACAACAGAATCTGATAAAAAAGAAAAAGGGTCATCAACAGGCACAACTTCTTCGACCACAACAACAGAAGCTAGCAAAACAGAATCTCCAGGTACTTCAAATCCTACTAAAGATGAAGAAGATAAAAAAGAAAAAGGCTCTTCAACAGGCACAACTTCTTCGACAACAACAACAACAGAATCCGGTAAAACAGAAACTCCTGGCACCTCTACTCCTATTAAAAATAAAGAAGATAAAAAAGAAAAAGAGTCATCAACAGACTCAACTTCTCCAACCACAACACCAGAAGCTGGTAAAACAGAAGCTCCTGCTGAAACAGAAAAAGACAAAAATAAAGAAGGCTCTTCATCTGGGACAACAAAAAGAGAAGAAGAACAAAGTGATGCACCTTCAAACAACACAATGTTAGAAGAAGATAAAAAAGCTTATGAAAATTCATTGAAAGTTGCTAATGAATTTTTAACTTCTCACACTGATCAAGACATGTATGGTGAAATTAATAAAAAACTAAGTGCAGAAATTGAAAAAGCAAAATCAGCTTTAGCAGAAACACAAACAAAAGAAAAATATTTAAGCTCTAAATCTCTTTTAGATTCAGCATTAGAAAAAGCTAAAAATGATGTAAATGTAGTAAATAATAAATTAACTCCTACTAAAAGTTGAATTAATGGTGGATATATTAATTTTAATTTAAAAACATCTAAGGAAAATTTTGAAAAAATTAAAGATAATCATTTTAGTATGTTAATAAATATTACTAAAGAAAATGGGCAACAAGTAGAAGCAAATGACTCTGCAGGAACTTATCATTTAAGAAATAAGGCTGTGCATATAGCAAATCCGAAAGTAAAAAATGGATTAGTAACATTTGAAATGTCAACTCATAGTTATTTTGATCATAGAACATCTCCTCCAAAAGGATCTTATAGAATTGTTTCACTATGAGATAAATCAGACAATAAAAAAACTAATTTATTAACTAAAGCAACACAACCAGTTACAGTTAATTATTAGTTTCAATCAAATACAACACAATAAAAATGTATTGTATTTGATTTTTTTATTAAAAATTTTCCCTCATAATTTTCAACAAAATAAAAAAACTAAACTTCATTTAGCTTGTTAACTAAAATAGTTTAGTTTTTTATTCTTCAAAAAATAATGGAAATCTTTCTTCAGTTTCATCATCATGTTCTGCTGTGAAACTTGTTGTTTCATGATCTTCTATTATTTCTTCTTCATGAAGTGTATCCTTTTCATTCATGCTTTTTTCAATATTATTACTATTATTATTTAATAAGTCATATGCGCTAAATTCACCTTGACCAGCTAAAAAATTCATAATAAAGAATGATTCTCTAGTGTCATTTTTAACACTCTTGATCATGCCTGTTTTTATGAAAACATCATCATTAAGGTACTCTTGAAGCATATCAATAGCTTGACTTACTTCACCTAAAGTTCCTTTTGAATCAAGTTTAAATGAAACTATAACGTTTTTAAATTGTGGATTCAATTTATCTAAGTTATTTTCTTTAATTATCTGTAAAACAGCTTGTTTCACTCGTTCATTGCCAGATGTTTGCACATGGGTAGCAACTGTATTTTTACCATTTGAAATAAGGTTTTTAAAATCGTTGAAATCAACATTTATATCTCATTCTTTGTTAAGAATTTCATCTATTGTTCTAATCAAATTGATTAGCTGCTTATTTGCCATTTTAAATGCAGCATCAATTGGTAATTGACTATATGAATTGAAAATTTCCTGATTAGATATTACAATATATGAGTTAGCAACTTCTTTAATTTCTTCCAATCCTTTATTTGCAATATTTAATTTTAATTTACCTTCAAAACTAAAAGGGGTAAATAGAACAGCTATTGTTAAAATATTCATATCTCTAGCAATTTGAGCAATTGCACTAGTTGCACCTGTACCGGTACCTCCACCAAGACCTGCTGTTATGACAAGAACATCAGTACCTTCTAAAGCTTCTTTTATTTCCTTTTGAGAATTAAAAGCGCATTCTTTGCCAATTCTTGGATCACTACCAGACCCGTAACCTCTGCTTTGCTCGCTAGTTAACAAAATTTTATTTTTGCATTTATTTTTTGAACTTTCTAAATCTTGAATATCCGTATTAATTACTCATAAATCAATATCAGTATTTTCAACACTGTTATTATCAATTAAATAATTAACAGCATTAGTACCTGCACCGCCAATGCCAAATACTTTGACTTTTATATTCTTATTTTCCGATTTTAAGTCCATGTGCTATCCTTTCTTTTAATTAAATATTGAGTCATTTTTTATGGAAAGAATTTAAAATTTTGTTGATTGTTGTATTATTCTTAACTTCTGCCAATGGTATAGTATCTAATAATTCTAATTGAATATCACGTTTTTGAGCATACTCATTAGCTATATAAGTAGCTCCTAAAAAGTGATTGTCAATTTTGCTAATTATTGATTCTCTATTGTCTAATTCAGAGATAGTAATACCTCTAAAAATATCTTTTAGTACGTCAACAACAAATGCTGAATGTTTTCCTGAAACAATTATTTCATAACTTGGATATGAAGCTCCAATTTCTATTTTTTCTTTTATAAGTCTTCCAACTTGTTTAATTGCTGTTTCAAAAATTTTATAAATTTTTTTATCAATGAACCTATCATCAAGACTTTTTAGTAAATCAAAATTATTATTTATTGCATCAATTTGCAATGAAAAGTTATCATTAGATACACTTGTAAGCTTGCTTAATACTTCAAGTATAGCTTTAGTTTTTATTCTTGTTTTATCATAAAAAAATGTGTTGTCATTTATTTGACCAATAACATTTATAAAGTTTCACGAAAAGTTTAAAGTGAATTTAAATTTATTATCTGGTTTTTGAAGATCTAAACATTGTGATTTTAAAAACACATGTTTAATAGTAATATTGAAAGTTTTGATTTTATTTATCAAACTTACAATATCTGATTCTTTGCTAAAAGTTATTAATTTTTGATGTGTAATTAATTTTGATCCTGATTTATTTACAGGCATATCACCATATTGTTTAGAAAAACCATTTTCGTCTTTAATTTCATACAAAAAAGTTTTATAACTTAATATAAATCTATTTATTTTAGATTCAAAATTAGACATTTTTTCATTATATTCACTTATAGTTTTTTCATTAACCTTTTTATTCTCCAAATCAAAACAATGATTTGAATCTAAAAACTGTAAATCATTAATTTTACTATTTGCATAAGCATCATCAATAATTGCTATGTAAGAAATATTTGTTTTTTGCTTGTTTTTTTTATTTTGATTACTAATATAATTTTTGGCTTCTTTAATAATAGATTCTAATTTTGCTAAATCATCTATTTTATAGTCGCAAATATTATTAATAACAGAAAAGAAATGGCCACCAATATAAGTTGAAAGAACAAATTGAACTTGACTTTTCTTTATATAAAATAAGCCAAAATAATCTTGTTTTTCAACTCTATTCATAGGCATCTCCTTTCTAAAATAATTAACTAAAATATTTTTGTAAGCACTCTAAGTTTTGCACTTCTTGCTCTATTATTACTTACTAATTCA
The genomic region above belongs to Mycoplasma tauri and contains:
- a CDS encoding 16S rRNA (uracil(1498)-N(3))-methyltransferase — protein: MHRFFVSKKENNYFILDEKVLKHIKSARVKNQTFLCNYNGEFYSCIFENSKAKIIKKEEINHEFEHSVILAAPIIKIKRFEWILQKATELGVTQIIPMNSKYVDQSIIKNEFKRKNDRFQEIIKNAAEQSFRNKIPDFFRIMKFEDIIANNKDKVIYVAYENQNLENIETSLQTNSVLIVGPEGGFTVEEIEYAKANGCKIVSLGKTILRAETACLYMLSNIREN
- the upp gene encoding uracil phosphoribosyltransferase — translated: MLKVIDHPLIKIKLTNMRSKEANHSIFRVNLNEIASLMVYEILRDYQTKKWIVTTPLDLSFDGDGIDKDIVFVPILRAGLGMVDGLLSLIPEAKVGHIGMYRNELTYKPEEYFYKIPHVAKDSYIFVVDPMLATGNSASDAIKRLKQDGFTNISLVCLVGVPEGVKTIEDNFGKDFNIYLAALDERLNENSYIEPGLGDAGDRIFGTK
- a CDS encoding cell division protein FtsZ, translating into MDLKSENKNIKVKVFGIGGAGTNAVNYLIDNNSVENTDIDLWVINTDIQDLESSKNKCKNKILLTSEQSRGYGSGSDPRIGKECAFNSQKEIKEALEGTDVLVITAGLGGGTGTGATSAIAQIARDMNILTIAVLFTPFSFEGKLKLNIANKGLEEIKEVANSYIVISNQEIFNSYSQLPIDAAFKMANKQLINLIRTIDEILNKEWDINVDFNDFKNLISNGKNTVATHVQTSGNERVKQAVLQIIKENNLDKLNPQFKNVIVSFKLDSKGTLGEVSQAIDMLQEYLNDDVFIKTGMIKSVKNDTRESFFIMNFLAGQGEFSAYDLLNNNSNNIEKSMNEKDTLHEEEIIEDHETTSFTAEHDDETEERFPLFFEE
- a CDS encoding MAG3720 family protein, whose translation is MNRVEKQDYFGLFYIKKSQVQFVLSTYIGGHFFSVINNICDYKIDDLAKLESIIKEAKNYISNQNKKNKQKTNISYIAIIDDAYANSKINDLQFLDSNHCFDLENKKVNEKTISEYNEKMSNFESKINRFILSYKTFLYEIKDENGFSKQYGDMPVNKSGSKLITHQKLITFSKESDIVSLINKIKTFNITIKHVFLKSQCLDLQKPDNKFKFTLNFSWNFINVIGQINDNTFFYDKTRIKTKAILEVLSKLTSVSNDNFSLQIDAINNNFDLLKSLDDRFIDKKIYKIFETAIKQVGRLIKEKIEIGASYPSYEIIVSGKHSAFVVDVLKDIFRGITISELDNRESIISKIDNHFLGATYIANEYAQKRDIQLELLDTIPLAEVKNNTTINKILNSFHKKWLNI
- a CDS encoding M13-type metalloendopeptidase, translating into MNNQNNIRIQDDFYEAINGEWIKKAKIPSDRSSVGAFSEIHLKNEKALIKETNELIINKKSRKNLDSTIVNYANFAEMAQNFKRREMLGVQPILPILKLIMNLTKKEDLLKKYKYFSYREVPLPFEFGIIQDFKNVSDQIMCFSGPKLILPEKSYYEDSHPLKEKLINSFVKMSHKLLKFYFDDEEKNQSIINKTLSFDRKLVDYSASAVEMANYVSMYNIYNMNDLNKKIKNVNVKSLSEELVNRGEIKKTVEKINVIYPKFIDNLDIIFNDENFDEIKSWMFLKTIIKFSMYLNEDSRIISGEFERSISGQSKASKKEKSAFYLAYGAFNIPFGTFFAKKTFGEKAKKNVENMVESMINIYKKRLSINDWLSEQTRLKGIEKLENLGVHIGYPEEIQPYFSKYKIKTYADNGNLLSNALDINVVKNTWQFNQYQEPINRNYWGMSPAEVNAYYSPFMNHIVFPAAILNKPFYSIKQSESANFGGIGAVIAHEISHAFDNNGAQFDKDGNLNSWWTDEDFAKFNEKGKKMIELFDNRQTEYGKCNGKLTVSENIADAGGISCSLEAVMLNPKNKLEDFFINWAIVWRGKFKPETAQMLLSVDVHAPQKLRANVQVQNLDEFYSTFNVKSSDNMWLPKAKRVKIW
- a CDS encoding single-stranded DNA-binding protein yields the protein MNLNKVIIIGRIASDVKYSKTNNGTSVARTRIAVSRNYNNDSEATDFIPVVAWRNTADFLNNYAPKGSLVAIEGGITTSTFTNNGQNVFVVEVRVDNLHLLEPRSIREQRQASDYSVEKQNFSFQNKSNDASKFSGFTSEESKESESNLSMNFDFGDLDE